A section of the Anabaena cylindrica PCC 7122 genome encodes:
- a CDS encoding LysM peptidoglycan-binding domain-containing M23 family metallopeptidase yields MKRALKKRVKAVLNNTPNSDGVPVVQLNETNHKPNRRAGTKAAMIGLAISMGATSLLVTRQSDQAQAAAPVGSQKAASTIPAVSDNEIKFTATKLESQAVSSASVPENPVILEPTAVSQVPGLEAKWPITANEMAVQISALETNQSAGYLQSQMGQGLDSNSIQSRLQADKYLPETGQQFTRNQSVAGSQTTDNITVAANIVSNDVNAQLKAQQEFALNRLQEKSNRLRNSLAELRSEETQNLSQAGIEIAQPTTVAGNTLVARSEKLRDAQQTSLISKLKQEKQTSEAQQKVTKPALAAPKVIAQSALKTYEVKPGDTLAEIANNYGTSVSELVQANNLEDPNQLQISQQLIIPGARAGRSSFNQATVPTSPTFDQPGSNTTVANYPVSKPNLEANLPQVSQSLVIGKKSSVTIPVVQENQLRANTPVITNSIPIAVPVAEDNQLQNPPTEIKATSDGIGGDTPLPYSVAEARTTRRQPQKVVKSKGNERLRSLQAEIERLREKYRAQESGIVISSVAEDSNAGIPIPIANANEFKPSKVNSRLNAVAIPVPRPILPSYSGRPVQPTFRATRITNEPINPEFLRNQTAFAGSSSRNSGGIRLVVPPAGTTNTDSLGKLRGSRVSPALPPLAAVDIYLPRSVDNNSNSSTTAYIWPAKGVLTSGYGQRWGRMHRGIDIANSTGTPIYASAPGVVEKAGWNNGGYGNLVEIRHPDGSKTRYAHNSRILVQAGQSVEQGQTIAAMGSTGFSTGPHTHFEVHPAGKGAVNPIAFMPPKDRL; encoded by the coding sequence TTGAAACGAGCATTGAAAAAGAGAGTGAAGGCTGTGTTGAACAATACCCCCAACAGCGATGGTGTCCCGGTAGTGCAGTTAAATGAGACTAATCACAAACCAAACCGCCGAGCGGGAACCAAGGCCGCAATGATTGGCTTGGCAATCTCAATGGGCGCAACCAGCCTTTTGGTGACTCGACAAAGCGATCAAGCCCAAGCAGCGGCTCCTGTTGGTAGTCAAAAAGCAGCCTCAACAATTCCAGCTGTTTCTGACAATGAAATTAAATTTACAGCCACAAAGCTGGAGTCCCAAGCCGTCTCATCAGCGAGCGTGCCTGAAAATCCTGTCATTCTGGAACCAACAGCAGTTTCGCAAGTGCCTGGGCTTGAAGCTAAATGGCCAATTACAGCCAACGAAATGGCTGTTCAAATTTCTGCACTAGAAACCAATCAAAGTGCCGGCTACTTACAATCCCAAATGGGGCAGGGATTAGATAGCAATTCAATTCAATCCAGATTACAAGCAGATAAATATCTGCCTGAAACAGGACAACAATTTACTCGAAATCAGAGCGTTGCCGGCAGTCAAACTACAGATAATATCACTGTAGCAGCAAACATAGTCAGCAATGACGTTAATGCACAACTGAAAGCGCAGCAAGAATTTGCTCTGAATCGTTTACAAGAAAAATCGAACCGTTTAAGAAATAGTCTGGCGGAGTTGCGGTCTGAGGAGACCCAAAACTTATCACAAGCTGGTATTGAAATAGCACAACCAACCACCGTAGCTGGGAATACATTGGTAGCGCGGTCGGAAAAATTGAGAGATGCTCAACAAACCAGCCTGATATCAAAATTAAAACAGGAGAAACAAACAAGTGAGGCACAGCAGAAGGTAACAAAACCTGCACTAGCCGCACCCAAAGTTATCGCCCAATCAGCTCTAAAAACCTACGAAGTTAAACCCGGAGATACATTAGCAGAAATTGCTAATAATTACGGTACTTCAGTCTCAGAACTAGTCCAAGCTAATAATCTAGAAGATCCTAATCAACTGCAAATCAGCCAACAACTGATTATTCCTGGTGCTAGAGCAGGGCGTAGCAGTTTCAACCAGGCAACTGTACCAACTAGTCCTACTTTCGACCAACCTGGAAGTAATACCACAGTTGCTAATTATCCTGTGAGCAAACCTAATTTAGAGGCTAATCTACCTCAGGTATCACAGTCGTTAGTAATTGGCAAAAAGAGTAGTGTTACTATCCCAGTAGTTCAGGAGAACCAGCTGCGGGCAAATACTCCTGTTATCACCAACAGCATCCCCATAGCCGTTCCAGTAGCTGAGGATAATCAGCTTCAAAACCCACCCACTGAAATCAAAGCAACTTCTGATGGTATTGGTGGTGATACCCCACTACCCTATAGTGTTGCTGAAGCGCGAACGACTAGAAGACAACCTCAAAAGGTGGTTAAGTCCAAAGGTAACGAGCGTCTCCGCAGCTTACAAGCCGAAATTGAGAGACTACGGGAAAAATACCGCGCTCAAGAGTCGGGAATAGTTATCTCCTCAGTTGCTGAAGACAGTAATGCTGGAATTCCCATTCCGATTGCAAATGCCAATGAATTTAAGCCTTCTAAGGTGAATTCACGACTGAATGCAGTAGCGATTCCAGTACCTCGACCAATTCTGCCCAGCTACAGCGGAAGACCTGTTCAGCCCACATTCCGTGCTACTCGTATCACTAACGAGCCAATTAACCCAGAATTCCTACGAAATCAAACAGCTTTTGCCGGCAGTTCTTCTCGGAACTCAGGTGGTATTAGATTGGTAGTTCCTCCCGCAGGTACAACCAATACTGATTCCTTAGGTAAATTGCGAGGAAGTAGAGTATCTCCAGCCTTGCCACCTTTGGCCGCAGTAGATATATACTTGCCAAGGTCTGTTGATAACAACTCCAATTCTTCTACAACAGCTTATATTTGGCCAGCAAAGGGTGTACTCACATCTGGCTATGGTCAGCGTTGGGGAAGAATGCACAGGGGTATTGATATTGCTAACTCCACTGGCACGCCAATTTACGCCTCTGCTCCTGGTGTTGTTGAAAAAGCAGGCTGGAATAATGGCGGTTATGGTAATTTAGTTGAGATTCGCCATCCTGATGGTAGCAAGACTCGCTATGCTCACAACAGCCGGATTTTAGTACAAGCAGGTCAATCAGTAGAACAAGGGCAAACAATTGCTGCTATGGGTAGCACTGGTTTTAGCACTGGTCCCCACACCCACTTTGAAGTTCATCCAGCAGGTAAGGGTGCAGTTAATCCTATTGCTTTCATGCCTCCAAAGGATCGTTTGTAA
- a CDS encoding tRNA (cytidine(34)-2'-O)-methyltransferase, translating to MPQVVLVNPQIPPNTGNIARTCAATGTELHLVGPLGFEISDRYLKRAGLDYWPYVKLHNHESLEAFKIIHQQRGGRLLGFSVRGSINYLKCQFQADDWLLFGSETTGLSATALSHCDSILHIPMNEPGVRSLNLSVSVAIGLFESRRQLNY from the coding sequence ATGCCTCAGGTAGTCTTAGTTAACCCACAAATTCCCCCCAATACAGGCAATATTGCTCGTACTTGCGCCGCTACAGGCACAGAACTACATCTAGTTGGACCATTAGGATTTGAAATTAGCGATCGCTACCTCAAAAGAGCAGGTTTAGATTACTGGCCTTATGTCAAGCTGCACAATCATGAATCTTTAGAAGCATTCAAAATCATTCATCAGCAGCGTGGAGGCAGATTGTTAGGCTTTAGCGTCAGAGGTAGCATCAATTATCTAAAGTGTCAATTTCAAGCTGATGATTGGCTGTTATTTGGTAGTGAAACTACTGGTCTGTCGGCAACTGCTCTCTCTCATTGTGACTCCATTCTCCACATACCCATGAACGAACCTGGAGTTCGCAGTCTGAATTTATCCGTAAGTGTAGCTATTGGTTTGTTTGAATCTCGCCGCCAGTTAAATTATTGA
- the gshA gene encoding glutamate--cysteine ligase: MVLTKGFEIEMYTGTPQGEIVGLSDQIITDLDGFMREPDSRNVEYITNPSTNYENQLCGLLRPRRILRKYLQGLGNYTLIPGSTLSLGGSDRFYRSDPTNSYHDYIEQTYGTKVVTASVHINVGISDPEILMRACRIIRLEAPLLLALSASSPFLNSQATGYHSTRWGLFPQTPTYVPLFASHAHHIQWVEEQLAAGTMQNVRHLWTSVRPNGDRRPYDLNRLELRICDLVTDPISLLAITALLEARLLQIIDNSSIDPLTQSSLSPEELITLTAKNEMAAATASLDAQLQHWQDGSNIFARDWISQIYQDVWSIAKQQGFSCFLSPLQKILREGNEAQQWLQLHKVGFDAQRVINQAIVATQEREQELENKLCSSLLT, encoded by the coding sequence TTGGTCTTAACGAAAGGCTTTGAGATTGAGATGTATACTGGCACACCTCAAGGTGAAATCGTCGGACTCTCCGACCAAATCATCACAGATTTAGATGGGTTTATGCGAGAGCCAGATAGTCGCAATGTAGAATACATAACTAATCCATCTACTAATTATGAAAATCAATTATGTGGTTTGTTACGTCCTCGACGGATATTGCGTAAATATTTGCAGGGTTTAGGCAATTACACCTTAATTCCAGGAAGTACCTTATCTTTAGGTGGAAGCGATCGCTTTTACCGTTCTGACCCCACCAACTCTTATCATGACTACATAGAGCAAACCTACGGGACAAAAGTAGTCACAGCCAGCGTACACATCAATGTTGGTATCAGTGACCCAGAAATTTTAATGCGTGCCTGTCGAATTATCCGACTCGAAGCACCCCTATTATTAGCCCTCAGCGCCTCCTCTCCTTTCCTCAATAGTCAAGCCACAGGCTATCATTCTACCCGTTGGGGACTCTTCCCTCAAACCCCCACATACGTACCTTTATTTGCCAGTCATGCCCATCATATCCAATGGGTAGAAGAACAGTTAGCAGCCGGAACCATGCAAAATGTCCGGCATTTGTGGACATCAGTGCGGCCAAATGGCGATCGCCGCCCTTATGATCTAAATCGTCTAGAGCTGCGAATTTGTGATTTAGTCACAGATCCCATTTCCCTATTAGCAATTACAGCTTTACTAGAAGCTCGATTGTTACAAATCATTGATAATTCCAGCATTGACCCCTTAACCCAAAGCAGTTTATCTCCTGAAGAACTGATCACGTTAACCGCTAAAAATGAAATGGCGGCAGCCACAGCCAGTCTTGATGCCCAATTGCAACATTGGCAAGATGGTAGTAATATTTTCGCCAGAGATTGGATTTCCCAGATATATCAAGACGTTTGGTCAATAGCTAAACAACAAGGCTTCAGTTGTTTCCTTTCCCCTTTACAGAAAATTCTCCGCGAAGGTAACGAAGCCCAACAGTGGTTACAGTTACACAAAGTTGGTTTTGATGCCCAGCGTGTCATTAACCAAGCAATTGTCGCCACCCAAGAACGGGAACAGGAACTAGAAAATAAACTTTGTTCGTCTCTATTGACTTAG
- the clpB gene encoding ATP-dependent chaperone ClpB, protein MQPTNPNQFTEKAWEAIAHTPDVAKQYQQQQLESEHLMKALLEQDGLASAIFTKAGANLVKVRDRTDQFILRQPKVSGSSSSVYLGRSLDTLLDRAEKYRQEFKDEYISVEHILLGYAKDDRFGKALCQEFGLDENKLKNIIKQIRGSQKVTDQSPEGKYQSLEKYGRDLTDAARKGQLDPVIGRDDEIRRTIQILSRRTKNNPVLIGEPGVGKTAIAEGLAQRIVAGDVPQSLKDRTLISLDMGALIAGAKFRGEFEERLKAVLKEVTDSGGNIVLFIDEIHTVVGAGATQGAMDAGNLLKPMLARGELRCIGATTLDEYRKHIEKDAALERRFQQVYVDQPSVEDTVSILRGLRERYENHHGVKISDSALVAAATLSSRYISDRFLPDKAIDLVDEAAARLKMEITSKPEELDEIDRKILQLEMERLSLKKESDAASRERLERLEKEIADFKEEQRTLSTQWQSEKDIIDKIQSVKKEIEKVNLEIQQAERDYDLNRAAELKYGTLTNLHRQLEDVENELTNTQGTGKSLLREEVTESDIAEIISKWTGIPISKLVESEKEKLLHLEDELHHRVVGQAEAVTAVADAIQRSRAGLSDPNRPIASFIFLGPTGVGKTELAKALAAYMFDTEESLVRIDMSEYMEKHTVSRLIGAPPGYVGYEEGGQLTEAIRRRPYAVILFDEIEKAHPDVFNIFLQILDDGRVTDAQGRTIDFKNCIIIMTSNIGSQYILDVAGDDSRYDEMRHRVMEAMRGSFRPEFLNRVDEFIIFHSLQKSELRQIVQLQVDRLRQRLSDRKMSLRLSDYALDFLAEVGYDPVFGARPLKRAIQRELETQIAKAILRGEFNDGDTIFVDVQNERLSFSRLPVEVFTS, encoded by the coding sequence ATGCAACCCACTAATCCAAACCAATTTACAGAAAAAGCCTGGGAAGCGATCGCTCATACTCCCGATGTCGCCAAGCAATACCAACAGCAGCAGCTTGAAAGCGAACACTTAATGAAAGCACTGCTAGAACAAGATGGATTAGCTAGTGCTATTTTTACTAAAGCAGGTGCAAATTTGGTAAAAGTGCGCGATCGCACTGACCAATTTATTTTACGTCAACCAAAAGTATCAGGTAGCAGTAGTTCTGTATATTTAGGACGCAGCTTGGATACACTACTTGACCGGGCAGAAAAATATCGTCAAGAATTTAAAGACGAATATATTTCAGTTGAACACATATTATTAGGTTACGCCAAAGATGACCGCTTTGGTAAAGCTCTATGCCAAGAATTTGGTTTAGATGAAAACAAACTAAAAAATATTATTAAACAAATTAGAGGGAGTCAAAAAGTGACAGATCAAAGTCCAGAAGGAAAATATCAATCACTAGAAAAATACGGGCGTGATTTAACAGATGCTGCTCGTAAAGGTCAATTAGATCCAGTGATTGGACGTGATGACGAAATTCGTCGTACCATTCAAATTCTCTCCCGTCGGACTAAAAATAACCCTGTATTAATCGGTGAGCCTGGTGTAGGTAAAACAGCTATAGCCGAAGGATTAGCACAGCGAATAGTTGCTGGTGATGTTCCCCAATCTCTTAAAGATCGGACATTAATTAGTTTAGATATGGGGGCTTTAATTGCCGGAGCAAAATTCCGGGGTGAATTTGAAGAACGCTTGAAAGCTGTGTTAAAAGAAGTCACCGATTCTGGTGGCAATATTGTTTTATTTATTGATGAAATTCATACCGTTGTTGGTGCTGGTGCAACCCAAGGGGCAATGGATGCGGGAAATTTGTTAAAACCAATGTTAGCGCGGGGAGAACTGCGTTGTATTGGGGCAACAACTTTAGATGAATATCGCAAACATATCGAAAAAGATGCGGCTTTAGAAAGACGCTTCCAACAAGTTTATGTAGATCAACCAAGTGTGGAAGATACGGTTTCGATTTTGCGCGGTTTGCGAGAACGGTATGAAAACCACCACGGGGTCAAGATTTCTGATAGTGCCTTGGTGGCAGCTGCGACGTTATCGAGTCGTTATATTAGCGATCGCTTTTTACCAGACAAAGCCATCGACCTAGTAGACGAAGCCGCAGCTAGGCTGAAAATGGAAATTACCTCCAAACCCGAAGAACTTGACGAAATTGATCGCAAAATTTTACAGTTGGAAATGGAAAGGTTATCACTCAAAAAAGAAAGTGATGCTGCTTCTAGAGAACGTCTTGAAAGACTCGAAAAAGAAATTGCCGATTTCAAAGAAGAACAAAGAACTTTGAGTACACAATGGCAATCAGAAAAAGACATTATCGACAAAATTCAATCTGTAAAAAAAGAGATCGAAAAAGTTAACCTAGAAATTCAGCAAGCCGAACGGGATTATGATCTCAACCGCGCAGCCGAATTGAAATATGGGACTTTAACTAATTTGCATCGCCAATTAGAAGATGTAGAAAACGAACTAACAAATACTCAAGGAACTGGTAAATCTCTGTTGCGGGAAGAAGTCACCGAATCTGATATTGCCGAAATTATTTCTAAATGGACAGGAATTCCCATCAGCAAATTGGTGGAATCGGAAAAAGAAAAACTACTACATTTAGAAGATGAACTTCATCACCGTGTCGTCGGACAAGCTGAAGCAGTCACAGCAGTAGCAGATGCAATTCAACGTTCTCGCGCTGGACTTTCTGACCCGAATCGCCCCATTGCTAGTTTTATCTTCCTTGGCCCCACCGGTGTAGGTAAAACCGAATTAGCCAAAGCCTTAGCTGCATATATGTTCGACACCGAAGAATCTTTAGTGCGGATTGATATGTCAGAATATATGGAGAAACACACCGTTTCTCGGTTAATTGGTGCGCCTCCCGGATATGTAGGTTATGAAGAAGGAGGACAATTAACAGAAGCGATTCGTCGTCGTCCTTACGCCGTGATTCTATTCGACGAAATCGAGAAAGCTCACCCTGATGTATTTAATATTTTCCTGCAAATTCTTGATGATGGTCGCGTCACTGATGCCCAGGGGCGAACAATAGACTTTAAAAACTGTATCATCATCATGACTAGTAACATCGGTTCGCAGTACATTCTGGATGTGGCTGGTGATGACTCTCGTTATGATGAAATGCGTCATCGGGTAATGGAAGCAATGCGAGGTAGTTTCCGTCCTGAGTTCCTCAACCGAGTTGATGAATTTATCATCTTCCACAGTTTACAAAAATCGGAATTACGGCAAATTGTCCAGTTACAAGTGGATAGGCTCAGACAAAGATTGAGCGACAGAAAAATGTCTCTGCGATTATCCGATTATGCTCTTGACTTTTTAGCCGAAGTCGGATATGATCCCGTTTTTGGAGCAAGGCCACTAAAGCGGGCAATTCAGCGAGAGTTAGAAACTCAAATTGCTAAAGCCATTTTGCGGGGTGAATTCAACGACGGTGATACCATTTTTGTTGATGTGCAGAACGAACGCCTTTCATTTAGTCGTTTACCTGTGGAGGTATTCACCAGTTAG
- a CDS encoding Nif11-like leader peptide family natural product precursor — protein MSLEQVESFYEMLSSETTLYELYHHSCCQRGIFDSCHWDKAKIVNFAANLGYSFTEGELEELLFTSEPVKLIRNS, from the coding sequence ATGTCTTTAGAACAAGTTGAAAGTTTTTATGAGATGTTGAGTTCAGAGACAACTCTTTATGAGTTATACCATCACAGTTGCTGTCAAAGAGGAATTTTTGACAGTTGTCATTGGGATAAAGCCAAAATTGTCAATTTTGCCGCTAATCTTGGCTACAGTTTTACGGAAGGTGAATTAGAGGAATTATTGTTTACAAGTGAGCCTGTAAAATTAATTCGTAATTCGTAA
- a CDS encoding DUF924 family protein, which produces MSKAKAILEFWFGHPHESDYGKPQQFWFHKQPEIDEEIRTRFLEDYQKAAMGYLDDWINTPETCLALILLLDQFSRNMFRDTPEAFATDWEALSAAQHAVAQGFDRELLPVQRWFIYLPFEHSENLAHQRQCVKLFQQLSHDSDSIIAIESAFDHMKIISRFGRFPHRNQILGRLSTPEEEEFLQQPGSSF; this is translated from the coding sequence ATGTCAAAGGCAAAAGCTATTTTGGAATTTTGGTTTGGTCATCCTCATGAATCAGATTACGGTAAACCTCAACAATTTTGGTTTCACAAACAACCAGAAATTGACGAAGAAATCCGCACCCGGTTTCTTGAAGATTACCAAAAAGCAGCAATGGGATATTTAGACGATTGGATAAATACGCCCGAAACCTGTCTAGCTTTGATCTTATTGCTAGATCAATTTTCCCGAAATATGTTTCGTGATACCCCAGAAGCCTTTGCAACTGACTGGGAAGCACTCTCAGCAGCACAACACGCAGTTGCACAAGGTTTTGACCGGGAATTATTGCCTGTACAACGTTGGTTTATTTACTTACCCTTTGAACACAGTGAAAATCTAGCTCATCAGCGTCAATGTGTAAAGCTATTTCAGCAACTTAGTCACGATTCTGATAGTATTATTGCAATTGAATCTGCTTTTGATCATATGAAAATCATTTCCCGTTTTGGGCGTTTTCCTCATCGTAACCAAATTTTGGGACGTTTATCTACCCCAGAGGAAGAAGAGTTTTTACAGCAGCCTGGTTCATCTTTTTAG
- a CDS encoding SRPBCC family protein — MSAFNISDSTTKGSNMLWSQDKQKLLLQGEILLETRSHTTWGGAVTAWMYLPLVRFNVWQQLTDYPRWVQYFPDITKSEITSQGDAKFLYQAAQKAFLFFTAQVEIYLNVVEVIGQQIQFRMEKGSFEDFHANLDLKDWGDGTLIAYSVQATPHIPIPSIFIQQAMSLELPTNMRKMRQVLCNTQ, encoded by the coding sequence ATGTCTGCGTTTAATATCTCAGACTCAACTACGAAAGGCTCAAATATGTTATGGAGTCAAGACAAGCAAAAATTGCTATTACAGGGTGAAATTCTGCTGGAAACGCGATCGCATACTACCTGGGGTGGTGCTGTCACTGCGTGGATGTATTTACCCTTAGTCCGCTTCAATGTATGGCAGCAACTTACTGACTACCCACGTTGGGTACAATATTTTCCTGATATCACTAAAAGCGAAATTACATCTCAAGGCGACGCAAAATTTCTGTATCAAGCAGCACAAAAAGCATTTTTATTTTTTACAGCCCAAGTTGAAATCTACCTGAACGTAGTTGAAGTCATAGGTCAACAAATTCAATTTAGGATGGAAAAAGGCAGTTTTGAAGACTTTCATGCCAATTTAGACCTAAAAGATTGGGGTGATGGCACATTGATAGCTTACTCAGTTCAAGCAACACCTCATATTCCCATCCCTTCAATTTTTATTCAACAAGCAATGAGTTTGGAATTACCTACAAATATGCGTAAAATGCGACAAGTGCTTTGTAATACTCAATAA
- a CDS encoding DUF4360 domain-containing protein, producing the protein MNYQNLKNTSLKFVQVFLVASTLMTASFGPAFANEKVKIVGANYGGNGCPEGSASVSVSPDGQELSILFDQFVALGNKSSEARKSCNLSIPIKVPQGFQISFYDADYRGYVAPATTGRLRAEYFFAGQRGPVFTRTFRGETDYNVRDKLATVGDIWSSCGDSVNMRVNAAMIASGRGVATVDSFDLTHRGLVYHIKYRSCR; encoded by the coding sequence ATGAATTACCAAAATCTAAAGAATACATCTCTCAAATTTGTACAAGTTTTTCTGGTTGCATCTACACTGATGACCGCTTCTTTCGGACCCGCATTTGCTAACGAAAAAGTTAAAATTGTAGGCGCAAACTATGGTGGTAACGGTTGCCCTGAAGGATCTGCTAGTGTAAGTGTCAGTCCTGATGGCCAAGAGTTAAGTATTCTCTTCGATCAGTTTGTAGCTCTAGGAAATAAATCAAGTGAAGCACGTAAAAGCTGTAATTTGAGTATACCGATTAAAGTTCCCCAAGGCTTTCAGATTTCCTTCTACGATGCTGATTATCGGGGCTATGTTGCTCCCGCCACAACTGGGAGATTAAGAGCAGAGTACTTTTTTGCTGGTCAGCGTGGCCCTGTCTTTACTAGAACATTTAGAGGCGAAACTGATTACAACGTTCGAGATAAATTAGCGACTGTGGGTGATATCTGGTCAAGTTGTGGAGATAGTGTAAATATGCGTGTAAATGCTGCAATGATTGCTAGTGGTCGAGGCGTGGCAACTGTTGACTCTTTTGATCTAACCCACCGTGGCTTAGTTTATCACATTAAATATCGAAGTTGTCGATAA
- a CDS encoding NAD(P)/FAD-dependent oxidoreductase, producing MVLPLKIVVIGGGAAGFFGAIACAEANPQAQVTLIEASRQPLAKVLISGGGRCNVTHACFHPEELVLNYPRGGKALRGAFTRFQPLDTVDWFVAHGVNLKTEADGRMFPITDRSETIAECLIKAAFTAGLELSIGTPVISVNRQNAGFEIIFKSGETKYCDRLLLATGSSIIGYKIARELGHHIEPPVPSLFTFNIADPQLRALAGISVNPVNLRLSIAGENQLQQTGPLLITHWGLSGPAVLKLSAWGARILNQNRYQCKLFINWLPNLQQEEVRQKLLDVKEEWGKKAIALHRGVDLPHRLWQYLISRADITTEDRWAGISNKTLNQLVQEISQGEYAITGKGAFKEEFVTCGGVSLKEVNFKTMESKLVPGLYFAGEILDVDGITGGFNFQSAWTTAYLAGREMGMEGVQN from the coding sequence ATGGTATTACCTTTAAAAATTGTAGTTATTGGTGGTGGGGCTGCGGGATTTTTTGGTGCGATCGCTTGTGCTGAAGCTAATCCCCAAGCCCAAGTTACGTTAATCGAAGCCAGTCGTCAACCTTTGGCAAAAGTGCTAATTTCCGGTGGGGGACGCTGTAATGTCACTCACGCTTGTTTTCATCCTGAGGAGTTAGTCCTCAATTATCCCAGAGGTGGAAAAGCCTTGCGGGGTGCTTTCACTCGTTTTCAACCCCTAGACACTGTAGACTGGTTTGTAGCTCATGGTGTAAATTTGAAAACTGAAGCTGATGGGCGGATGTTTCCGATTACAGATCGTTCCGAAACCATAGCCGAATGTCTGATTAAAGCGGCGTTTACTGCGGGGTTAGAACTGAGTATTGGCACACCTGTAATTTCTGTGAACCGACAAAATGCAGGGTTTGAAATTATTTTCAAGTCAGGAGAAACTAAATATTGCGATCGCTTGCTTTTAGCTACAGGTAGTAGCATCATAGGTTATAAAATCGCCAGAGAATTAGGTCATCACATCGAACCCCCAGTCCCTTCTTTATTTACCTTCAATATTGCTGACCCTCAATTGCGTGCATTAGCAGGAATTAGTGTTAATCCTGTAAATCTGCGGTTATCAATCGCAGGTGAAAACCAATTGCAACAAACTGGCCCCTTGTTGATTACCCACTGGGGCTTGAGTGGCCCTGCTGTCCTCAAACTTTCTGCCTGGGGTGCAAGGATTCTCAATCAAAACCGCTATCAATGTAAATTATTCATCAATTGGTTGCCAAACTTACAACAAGAAGAAGTTAGACAAAAGCTGTTAGACGTAAAAGAGGAATGGGGCAAAAAAGCGATCGCACTCCATCGGGGTGTAGACTTACCTCACCGTCTCTGGCAATATCTGATCAGCCGTGCAGATATAACCACAGAAGACCGTTGGGCAGGTATTTCTAACAAAACCTTAAATCAGCTAGTCCAAGAAATTTCTCAGGGAGAATACGCAATTACAGGTAAAGGTGCTTTTAAAGAAGAATTCGTTACCTGTGGTGGGGTTAGCCTCAAAGAAGTTAACTTTAAAACAATGGAAAGTAAGTTAGTTCCGGGTTTATACTTTGCTGGTGAAATCTTAGATGTTGATGGTATCACCGGTGGCTTTAACTTCCAAAGCGCTTGGACAACTGCTTATTTAGCTGGGAGAGAAATGGGAATGGAAGGAGTTCAGAACTAA
- a CDS encoding type II toxin-antitoxin system VapC family toxin yields MVIDTMVFAYTLLHVEDRYEQAIAALESVDQIVVPDSLFAELGNVIWQWIQFRQLPLQMGLTAMEDAEALVDVMISSSQIRDIALKLAVEASHLFYDTLFVAAAIQFDTQVLTYDRKLAAKFGDRVLLLE; encoded by the coding sequence ATGGTAATTGATACAATGGTGTTTGCCTATACTCTCTTGCACGTAGAGGATAGGTATGAACAGGCGATCGCTGCTTTAGAAAGTGTAGATCAAATTGTGGTTCCTGATTCGTTATTTGCTGAGTTGGGCAATGTGATTTGGCAATGGATACAATTTCGACAGCTACCATTGCAAATGGGATTAACCGCAATGGAAGATGCCGAAGCATTAGTTGATGTCATGATTTCCAGTTCTCAAATTCGAGATATTGCTCTAAAACTAGCAGTCGAGGCAAGTCATTTGTTCTACGATACGTTATTCGTGGCAGCAGCAATTCAATTTGATACTCAGGTGCTAACTTATGATCGGAAACTGGCGGCTAAGTTTGGTGATAGGGTTCTATTACTGGAATAG
- a CDS encoding FitA-like ribbon-helix-helix domain-containing protein has product MATITIRNISDELLNRIKRLAAQKGVSMEQEVRDLLQKRYGQRDEVLDRIRQRTETLPMEAESQVQSWKSEGRP; this is encoded by the coding sequence ATGGCAACAATTACCATTCGCAATATATCTGATGAGTTGCTTAATCGCATTAAACGCTTGGCAGCGCAAAAAGGGGTTTCGATGGAGCAAGAAGTCCGTGATTTGTTGCAAAAACGCTATGGACAACGGGATGAAGTGCTTGATCGTATTCGTCAACGAACGGAGACATTACCGATGGAAGCAGAAAGTCAGGTGCAGTCTTGGAAATCAGAAGGACGACCTTGA